Below is a window of Trichosurus vulpecula isolate mTriVul1 chromosome 4, mTriVul1.pri, whole genome shotgun sequence DNA.
ACTTACTTTCTACTCTTACTTCCTCTCTAGAAGCATCAGACACAAAAAACTTAACTCTAAATCAACTCTAGGCTtgaatgtgactttttttttaaactgccttctcttctgttttggCTATGTGGCAGGCCTTCTATGCCACCCcaaccctcaccccaccccctttccccaagCTCTCTGGTCTGACCTAGACAATAAGTTAACGCTAGAAACCACAAAAGGGAAAACATGGCAGTGCGggtttaatatacatatatgtagaatatatatgtacacacagttAGCACGGTCAGGGTAGGGAGGGGCATCTTGGGGTCCATAGGCTGGGGTCAGTACCCCCTAGTGGTTTGGCTAGGAAGTGGCCATAAACCCAAGGGGCCAGGAAATGGGGCCAAGTAGAGGAATGGTAGTAGTGCTCCCCCTCCCAGACTGAGCCAGGTCTCTTGCCTAGGGGTGCAGGATTAGTGCAAAAGAAAATACTGtagtttccccctccccttctttatTGTCTGGGGGGCATTCCAACTTGGAAGTAATAGGGGCAATTCCCCATTAGCCAATGGCGGGGTCATGGGCCCTGAAAGTAGGGGATGGATTGGGATTGGATTCCGTAGGTCCAGTCCCTTGGGCTCAAGGCTGGAGTGTTTTTCTTGGGGAAGGACTTACTGGGGATAGCCCTCCAGTCTTCCTCAGGCTCAGGGTATTTCTGTGAAAGTCACCGAAGAGGAATGGAGGAGCAAGGGAGGAGCACTGCTCCCTGCCATCCTCCCTCAGCTTTGGCCTCCCACTTCCTGTGCCTTTCTAGAATGGAGAGCAAACAGGGGCTTCAACTTTAGAGAGCTTCTTACACCCATCTCAAGTGGGTTAGAGAAAAGTGAAAAGGGGTTTGTTTATTTGTGCCCTTCCATCCTGGTAGAGAATGGAGGGAGGGCATCGAGGGGATCTGCCCTGTAGTTCAACTGCAGTGCATGAATCTCAACCTCACTGAGCTTTCCCCAAGTGGGGAGCTCAGGTTCACTCTTGGGACACATTGGCCTAGTACTACTTTACTCTTTCCTtatgtcttctctcttctcagccCTGAACGGGCCCTTCCCAACCCCTCAAtattctcagttttcctcatcccCATCTTTCCTCATTTCATTGGGAAAAATCAACCCCACTCTGCTCCTAGactttttttgtggggggcaTAGAGGTGTGGAAGTGGGAGATACAGGGGGAATGTGCTGATTTCTATTTGCATAGAAATAGCCCCCACCTCCCCCTACAGTGGGGGGACTAAGACCCCataccctgcccccccacccacccaggggGGACTAGGCGAGctagacggacagacagacagccagagcgtgcgcacacacacgcacacacacaattgGGAGTGGTTAAGACCAGGTTAGTGAATAGGTAGGGTAGGGGGTGCAGTGCttgcccctgccccctccccaggaGGATGGGGGTGGTCCACTGAAGGTCcaaccttcctcctcttcctcctcctccttcaagcCTTCTTTGGCGGGGGGGCCAGCTTgatgatttcttcctctgagggCTGCCGGATGATGTCtaggggaaagaaggggatgaaTCCAGGGAGGGCTGTGGCTACAGGGCATGAGGAATGGGTTCTTAATGAGGGGAAACAAGACCCTGTCTGGCTTTGTTAGCCTTTTATTCCTCCAAGCCAGGGACCATAACTCAAGCATGAGAAGGCTCGGCCCATCTCCAGTACCCAAGGAATCCTGTGATGGGAGGGAGTTAAGGATAGAGGAAAGGGCAGAGGATGACTTTGTGCCAGTGAGTAGGAAGGCAGAGGGGTATGAGGGTAAAGAAAGAAGACAGCAGAAGGTTGGCTACTTATGGGGCTACCTTAGGCAGGGTCTCATACCTTTGTACTTCTTGGCACTGGGAATGCGGGTCAGTTTAGTGTCCAGCTCATCCTCCTCAGAGATCTTTAGCACACGGGTCCTGTAGTCAACCACCATGGTGAGCAGGTCTGGTCGCCTTGAAATCTCAAAGATGTGCTCTATGTAAGAGAGGTTATCTAGAAAGATGAGGGCAAGGAAGTCAGAGCTGGTAAAGCGCATATCGCCCCCACCTTCTGCTCTGTCCCCCTTGGCCCTCTGGGTGTTAGCCCTTTCTGTACAAGCATCCCTGTGAGGTTCTGAGTGTGATTCTTCCTCAtcacacagatgaggaagctgaggctccaagtggttaagtgacttgtccatggtcacacagctagtaaaggctGGAGCCACCATTCGAATAAAGcacagtggtctttccactgcaccacattgcTGCTAGGAAGTACAGAGCATTCCTGCCATTGCCAAGTGTCTTCATCATTACAGATTTACGGTAGATACCAGGTCAGGGTTTAAGCTGGTGAGAAGGAACCCCTGCTCCCCATACCTACACACAGTCTGATGGTGTGCCCCACAGTAGTGTACCAGCAGGTGTTTCTCCACAGGAATTCCAGTGTGAAACTACTGTGTAATACTTGAAAAAATTTCTCATGTAGCACTGGTCAAAAATCTGGGAGATTTAGGCAGAAGGGTAAGTAGACAAGCCCACCCCTAAACAAACACTCTTGGGCAGGTCTGGCAAGCATGAGGATTCTTTCAGATTCCTTCatgcctcttcctttttttcctgcccCCTCAACCCCATCAGGTAGATGGCCAGAAGATCTAAGTGTGGAGGTCTTAGGGACATCCTGAAGTTCCTAGTTTCCATcaagggcacacacacacacacacacacacacacacacacacacacacacacacacacctttgtcCAACTTATTGTGGGTCTCGAGGAAGTGAAACCAGGCACTACCAGTAGTGATCTCCTCACTCTTCTCACTTGGGATGTCTTCTTTGCAGGCAGACTTAAGCTGTTCCAGGTCCTCATGGGTGATGTTGTCAGTCAGGTCCTGTAGGAGGGTCCCGTACTCTGCCATGGTTGAAGGTTCCAGGGAACTGAACCAGGAAAAAAGGAGTTCAGGCCATGCTGATCCCACTGCCCTCACTGGTCACTCAAATCACCTATATGCTTAGCCCTTCCACTTCTGGGTGAAGCCGCAGCTCTTGGTTGCCTTTTAGGAATCAAGAGAAGATGGCCCTTACCTCCTTCCTTGAGGCCTTTCCCACACCCAGGTCTTCCAGGTACATGGGggtagagaggaaaggagaatgagaaagtgCTTAAGGGAAAAGCAGGCCCAAGCCTTGGCTGTTTGAGGAAAGACATTTCTGCCCTGGAGGAGGAGCTataggaaggtgggagggaaggagatgagTCTGGGGAAGGGACTACAAAGACAGACACACCCCTTTCCCTACTCCTcatttttccttcccccccccatcaGTAACCCTGGCAACAGCTCCCCTGACGGAGGAGGCGGTTACCATGACAACCTAGCTTCTGACTTTCTCACCCACTGTctactctcccccctcccccccaaaatcgCCTAACTACTGAGGGTGGCTAAAAGGAAGGCTTATGAGGGGGATATTCAGCACAGGAACCCGAGAAGCCCAGTTCCTGTCCTCTTCCAAAAGAGCTTAGGCCCTTAACCTTGCCAGGGTAGTATTCCCTCAAAATAGGGTAAGAAAGCCCCTCTTTCCCACTGAGATCTGGCCTAGGAGCTCCAGCTGTAGCACCACCCCCATCTCCCCACTGAGTCACTTTTGGATGGAAATCTGCCCCCCTGTTATGGCCTCTCTGTGTTCAGTACTGCATTCAACCccatgggggaaggcagggagcaGTGGTCCCGTcatctcctccctcaccccctgcAGGGTCCTTTCTCTCTTCAGACTGGCCCATAGCTCCCACTCACCCTTTTTTCTCCCAGGCTTTGTGGTCCTTTGTATATCCCCCGAGCCCAGGAATACCAAGCGGCTGGTGCTGGCCCCCT
It encodes the following:
- the PEA15 gene encoding astrocytic phosphoprotein PEA-15 gives rise to the protein MAEYGTLLQDLTDNITHEDLEQLKSACKEDIPSEKSEEITTGSAWFHFLETHNKLDKDNLSYIEHIFEISRRPDLLTMVVDYRTRVLKISEEDELDTKLTRIPSAKKYKDIIRQPSEEEIIKLAPPPKKA